Below is a window of Verrucomicrobiia bacterium DNA.
TCATCGCCATTATAGCAATTCTAGCAGCGATGTTGTTGCCCGCACTGTCCGCAGCGAAGGCCAAGTCGCTTCGCACGCAGTGCGCGAATAATCTCAAACAATGGGGGATCGCCTTGGCCCTGTACGGCGGAGATAACCGGGAGTTTTTTCCGGATAATACATTCGGGGGAGCTTCGGACCTGGCTTGGATGAATGCGGCCTTCAACACCAATTTCTATCCCCAGTATTTGTACAAGAACACCCCCGGCAGCACCAAAGTCGGGCAGCGCACGCTCAATGATGTCCTTTACTGCCCCACTGAGATGTGGCACCGGATTTTTGAAGGTGATAAAGATGTCGTGAATTTAATCGGCTACGATTATTTTCCGTTCCGGAAAAAAGACCCCGAATATGAAGTGGCCGGTCTCGGCCCGTGGTTCTATCGCAAGAAGCTGGGCGCCGAGTACCGCAATGCCCCTGTCATGGGCGATGTCGTTCAGTGGAAGACTCCCGGTGGATGGATGGACCCCGGTCTTGGCGTCGCCTACCCAACGTGCGCCCATCGGGGAGTGGCGAATGCCCCCCTGGGGGCAAACTTCCTCTATGAAGATTCCCACGTCGGTTGGCGCAAATTCGCGCTGGGCAACCCCGGCACCATCGCCGTCGGTGTGGATAATGGCACCTACAAGTATTACGTCAAACCAGGCGATGTCCCGCCGGGTCCCTGGTAAGAAAGCTTTCCTTAATGTCCTCTTAAGGTTGGGTCTGTTAAATTCCCGCCACCAAAAAAGCGTTGCCATTGAAAAACGCATCCGATTGAATAAAGCGAAACCAAATGAAGATTATAAACAACACTCAAGCTGCGCTGGCCCTGGGCGTGGCGGCCATTGGATGGTCCGCGCTGGCCGTTGAGGTGGACCTGAGCAAGCTGCCCCCTCCTTCGAGCAAGGAGGGCGTTACTTATGCCAAGGATATTCGCCCCTTATTCCAGGCCTCCTGCGTCCGCTGCCATAGCGGCGAAAGGCCAAAAGCGGGTTTGCGTCTGGACAGCCTGCAAGGGGCCCTGAAGGGCAGTAAGGACGGCGAGGTCATTGTGCCGGGCAAAAGCATGGAGAGCCCGCTGGTGATTGCGGTGTCGCAATTGGACGAGAAAAAGGCCATGCCCCCCAAGCCGGGGCACCATGGTCCGCGCGGGCCGGGTGGGTTTGGCGGCCCCGGAGGGCCCGGCCAAGAACCCGGCAACCATCCACCAGGAGGTCCTGGCCCCGAGGGGGCTCCCGGCGGCGGCAATTTTGGACCGCCCGGCGGCACCCCAGGCCGCTTCGGCCCGCCACCCAAACCGCTGACAGCCGAACAAGTCGGCTTGGTCCGCGCCTGGATAGATCAGGGGGCCAAGTAGAGGCAATCCCTGAAGGCGTTCAAAAGAAAACAAACTTTTTTGGGCTTTATGAATCCGCGGTAGCGTAGTATCGTCTATGGTAGTGATATGAAAAAGTTGCTGATACTGACTGCTGTTCTGTTTGGAGCCGTTTCGGCCTCTCAAGCCGGGCTCCATTTTGGCCTCGGGTTCGGCCTTCCACTGCCTGCCGTTGTGGTAGCCCCGCCGGCGGTCGCTTATGCGCCACCTCCGGTTTATTACCAGGCGCCAGCGCCAGTTTACCAGGCGCCAGCGCCGGTTTACTCGCCGCCTTCTGCGATTTATGCCCAGCCACCAGTCGTTTACACCCCGCCTCCCGTTGTGTACGCGCCTGCACCGAGCCTTTACTTAGGCTTCGGCCCGCGGGTTTACGGGGGCGGCTATTATCATGGCTGGGGCGGGTGGCGGCATGGGGGTTGGGGCTGGCGTGGGCACGGTTGGCGCCGTTAGCATTGAAACAGTTAGCGGCCTCATCGCCCGCCAAGGTCCTGCTGCACGAGGTTGGTGATGGCGGCGAAGAACGTTTCGGCCATTTGCCGATCACCTGCTGGGGCGAAATGGACCAGGTCGATGAACTTATCGTGTGCCCCATCCAACTGAGGATGGGTATCCACCAGGCAAACCTCCGGGTTTTGGCGTGCGAGTTCTTCGAGCAGCAGCGAGTTTAATTGGTTGACCCCGATTAAGGCATAAACGGCGGGGAACGCTTTACGATAGAATTCCACCAACTCGCCAGTGCTTTGGCTGTCAACTGCCATGGAATAATTTCCAATGACCAACCGGATGTGGTTGGACCGGGCGATTTTGATGAGCTGCCGGTAATCCTCAGCGCAGGCCGATTGCAGCAACTTAGAGACAGGAGGCGGTTCGAACGCGGGATTTGCCGCGAACTGTTTTCTGAACGAAAGCATTTTGAAACGGTACTCGGCTTTGGCGAGCAAAGGCATGGGACGCTGCTTAAAGGCCGGGGGATGCTTTACCGAATTGGCAGGCAGCGAAGAAAAGAGGGAACGGAAGGTATTCCAGCCGTGATAGGAGAGGATCATATCGGGATGCAGCGGAAGGATATCCTTCCTTAACCGATAAAGGTTATTCTCAAGGCCGTGGTTTGGAAGGCCCGCGTTAATGACCTCGATGGGAACGGCTCCTCGGAAATGTTCGCGAAACAGTTGTTCGAGGGCCTCCGGCCAGGGTTTATGCTCCGGAGTCAGAGTGAATCCAAAAGTATTGGACTCGCCCAAAGCGACAATTCGGTAGGCCCTACCCTTGGCAGGTGAGATTTCGCGGCCCCGAAAGCCCAGACTGTTAATGTGAATTCGGCTTTGGAAGAAGGTCGTATTGGTATTAGTCCGTATGCGGAAAGGCAGGACGCCAGCAGGGTCGGGTTGAAAGAGATCGCGGACTAACCGATCGTACTGATTCAAATACTTTCCGTACCAATGCAGGAAGGCATTGGGCTCTTTTTTCGCAACGTCATACAAATAACCGGTTCCGGCGACTTCGGGGTGAGGGTCCAAGGGTCGAGGGCTGCGCGCGACCCAATCCGCAATTGGGAGCAGGATTACCAGCACGAGCAGCGTATTGACAATCAGCACAGACGATGCAGGCATTGGGAACCATCTTTTGCACAGGAGCAATAAAAAGACCAAGACAAGCAGTCCGATATAAAATGGAGCTGTTCTGTCCTGCAGATAGGAGGCGGCCAGCCATACAAAAGCGCCACAAAAAGCCCATGGTATCGAGAGCGCCTTCCACCAGGCTTTAAAACGCGAGGAGTCCATTAGGGGCGCATGCAACGCGGCGGCAGCGGCAATGAGCCACGCCAGAATGGCATAATAGGGATCGAAGACGGTGATCGTTTGCCGGGCGAGGATGAGGCTGATCGCCAGGAAGAGAGTCGAGAACCAGGCGATTGCTGCGGCCCAAAGCGAGAGGCCGATTTGCGGGTGGCGCGGTTTACTTGGAATCCAGGGTGTCAGCAGGCTCGCCCCAAGAAAACCCAAAGCCGCAATGTCCGGCCAAGGCATTTGGGTCAGAGCGGCCAAATAGATGGCGAGGCCAATGAGCGCGACGCTGGTGACTCGAAGAGCCATAGCAACACGCACATACTCCGGTTTCTCCGGCCTCATCGAATGCGCTGACAAAATGTCAAAACTGCTTGTACAAAAACGGCGCCAGCGCCGGACCGCTGGTAAAGAAGAGCAAAGCGCCCAGAATAAGCAGCGAGATAAAGATCGGAAGGAGCCACCACTTTTTATTTTCTCTTAGGAAAGTCCAGAATTGCTTCAGAATGTTCATGGCTGCTTCCTTTGGTTACCAACGACATCAAACGGCTTTCTCTCGCGCATACATTCTGCCAAACACGTGCCAAAACTAGGTTCTTGCAGGCATGAAATCAAGTGCTAGCCGCTGCCCGCGCTGCCCGGGCAGCGGTGGCGGATATGATTATCAGTGGTGACAAGGACCTGGTATCCCAATCGTTGGCGCGGCGGAAGCCGTCAAACTGCTGGCTCTTCCCTAGAGCGTGACTTCATGAGAATAAGGCTTGCGGCTTTGGCGCTGTGGCGTCTGGGGGATTCACTCGCCGAAAAATGTCCTGTTTTAGCCTTCATTCCTATTTCCGCCCCGGCAATGCGAAGGCCACGTAGGCATCGCCACTTTTCGTGCCAACCTTGCCGCCGCCGCAGGCGATGACCACGAATTGGCGGCCATTCACCATGTACGTTGACGGCGTAGCAAAACCGTTGGCGGGCAACTTGGCCTGCCACAGAGTTTTGCCCGTCCGCTGGTCGAAGGAGCGAATCATTTCGTCCTTGGCGGCGGCGATGAAGAGCAGGCCGCCTGCGGTGACAATCGGTCCACCGTAGTTTTCCAGGCCGGTCGGAGCAATCCCCCGAGCGGTGAGGGCCGGGATTTCGCCCAACGTCACACGCCACCGGTATTCACCGGTATTGAGGTCAATGGCGTTGAGGGTACCCCAAGGCGGTTTAACGGCGGGGTAACCGTTCGTATCGAGCCACCGGTTGTAGCCGGTCATCGTGTAGGGAATCCCGCCCAGGACAACGTCGCCGGAGACTTCCTCATGACGTTCGGCGCCCGCGGCCGGCGTTGTGGTCCCAAGCAGCACATCGGCGAGGGCCTCCTTTTGCCGGTTCGAAAGGAAATTAAATGAAGGCATCATCCCGCGCCCGGTTGCCAGCAAATGGACGATGTCGGCGCGTTTCATTTTTTTGCCGATCTCAACCAGGGAGGGCACGTTTTGGGCGGCATTGCCCTTGCGCTCGACGCCGTGGCAGGCCGCGCAGATTTGGGTAAAAAGCTGATGACCACCGCCGGAGGGACCGTTGGTTGAAAGAGCGATTGGCACCATCGTGAGTATCCAGGGCATCTCGTTTTCGTTCACATACAGCACACCGTCCGGATCGACCGCCGCCCCGCCCCATTCGCCGCCGCCATCGAAACCCGGAAAAATAATCGTGCCTTCGGTGCTGGGAGGGGCAAAAGGCACGTGCGGGCGAATTTTGGAAAATCGGTCGAGCACCTCGCGTCGTGAGGCGGGAGAGATATCAGTGATTTCGTTGTAAGTGAAGAACTGGCGCGCAAATGGCAGCGGTTTGGTCGGCAGCGGCTGGGTGGGCCAGGCCGCTTCACCTTGGAGATCGGAGGGAGGAACCATGCGCTCTTTGATCGGAAACAACGGCTCGCCGGTGTCCCGGTTGAACAGGAAGACATGCCCTGACTTGGTAGTCTGCGCAACCGCATCGATCGGATGCCCATTGTGCCGGACCGTAACAAGGACCGGTGGTGCAGGCAAATCGCGGTCCCATAGATCGTGGTGAACGCATTGGAAATGCCAGATGCGCCGGCCCGTGTTGGCATCCAGGGCGAGCAGGCAGTTGGCAAAGAGGTCCTGGCCGATGCGGTTACCACCCCAAAAATCAAACGCGGCTGAGCCGGTTGGGACATAGACAATCCCGCGGCGCTCGTCCACGCTCATGCCTGTCCAGCAGTTCACTCCCCCGACGTAGGTCCAGGCATCGGGCGGCCAGGTGTTGTAACCTGGTTCTCCGGGATAGGGAAGGATATGGAAGGTCCAGACGATTTTGCCGGTGCGAATGTCATAAGCCCGGAGATGCCCAGGCGCAGCGGGCGCGGGTCCTTCCCCGACGCGCAGGGGAAGGAACAGGAGGTTGCGATAAACTGCGCCGGGCGAGGTCGAAACGACGTAGAGATTGCTCACGTCGCGGCCAAGCCCGTCTTTGATATCCACATGGCCCTTGTCGCCGAAGCCCTCGATGGACCGGCCCGTTGCCGCATCCACAGCATAGAGGAAATGATCGGCGGAGAAGAGGATTCGGCGGTCGGTGCCGTCAGCCCAATAAACCACGCCGCGATTGACGCCCAGGGCATCGCTGCTGGGCCGGCTCTCGAAGGGATCGAAGCGCCATAGCTCGTGTCCGGTAGCGGCGTCGAGGGCAATGAGTTTGAGCCGGGGCGTCGTCCCATACAGGATGCCGTCGATGATGAGTGGATTGCACTGGATTTGAGACAGGTTGTCCGCGCGGGCATCCCCGGAATGGTAAACCCAGGCGACTTCGAGTTGGCGGACGTTGCGCGGCGTAATTTGCTTCAGGAGCGAGTAATGGGTGCTGCCGCGGTCGCCGAGATAGACGGGCCAGTTGCGCTCAGCGGGCGCCGCGGCAAGACCGCACAGGAAACTATTTAAAGCCCAGAGGCTGCAGCCAAGCGCCCCAAGGCAGAGCCGATTGAATTTGGAACTGCGCAATTTCATGGTTTATTACTCGCTCAGCACGGTCTCTTTCGATTCACCAACCAGATACACCGGCGAGGGCCCGAGTTGGACGCTGCCCCCGGGGAGTTCATTGCCCATCATATCGCAGGCCTTCACGGTTGGACCCAGCTTGAGTCGCGCGGGATGCTCTGGCGCAGCCCAGGCGATTGAGACGACCCGCCCGGCGCTCTCAAAGGAGTACACCCGGGTGCCCTCATGAACAATTTGCGAGATGCAGCGGTCGGGGACGCCGAGCAAGCGCGTCAGAGTGGCCACGCCGCAATACATCTTGCGGGGTGTGCCGCCGTACTCGAAGAGCACGCCGGCGGCATCAGGCCCGTTGATGGTCCCGCAGGTGCCCGCATGAAAAAATATTTTTCGCACGCCATGGGCAAAGGCGACAGCGGTAAACTTCACAATGTGCTCTGTAGCGGCGCACTCGCTGGGCCAGCGGCACCGGTTCATGGTGGCATCGCCCACACTCGGCGGCGCGCAGGCGGGGTCGTCATCGGCGTAGCAACCCCATTCGGTAATCCAGACCGGCTTCGGGCCGCCATGCTCGTTCATGAGATGTTCCAGGAATGAGAATGAATCTTCAAAGCTCTCCGCTGGCCGGGCTGGGTCGTACATGTGGAGGTCGAACACATCAAGCCAGCGCAGGCCACCCTGGGCCACGAAATCTTGCGTCAGCCCCGCTTCGAGACCCGCGCTGATGCCGCCCACAACCCGGCACTGCCCCTCTGCGCGCAAGGCCTTGGCAGCCGTTTCAAGAAAATGCAGGTAGTCGCCCAGCGAGTAACCAAACTGGCGCGGGAGGGCATAATCAGTATAAACCGGCTCATTGAGGACTTGTATGTAAGTGACTTTGCGCCGGTCATAATGCCGCGCCACTTTGAGCGCGTAATCGCCAAAGGCCTTTAAATCTCTGGGCGCAAAAGCTACGGGCAGGCGCGTCCGCAGGGACTGGTTTTTGCCCGCAGCTTTTTGGACCTCATCGGCACGGGCGGTTGTGGACCAAAGCGCTGAGGGAAAGGGCAAAAGCACCTCAACCTGGCCGTCCAGGGCGAACAGGCGCTGGATTTGAGTGTCTGCGGCGGTGAAATCAAACCGGCCTGGCTCAGGCTCGATCGTTTGCCACTTGGCCGACCAATCACGCCACCAAACGATGCCCGCCTGCCGCGCCCGCTGAACAAGGAAGTCCCACGGGTAAGCATGATTGAAACCCAAGGCCGAGTCAGCCAGGTCGTTGTTCGCTGGAAGGATAAGGCCGCAACGGAGCGATTGAGTTTGTGACAGGACAGTCCCATTTGAGAAGGACAGGGACGACGACTGCGCGCGAGGTTCCAGAGAGCGGGATGGGACAGCGGTCCAGTTGGCCCTGAAAAAACCTTGGCGGCCACTGCACAGATGTGCCCAGGCCCGGCTGCGCTCACCGTGCGCCGGAACATGCAGGCGCCGCTCGGCGGCAAAAGCCCGGCGGTCGAAGAAATCAGTCAATTCGAGGTTGCCTCGGAGGGTTGCGGCCCGCTCGGAGTCGTTGTAAGCCCGTAGCGTGATGGTTAGACCTGCAGCGGGGTTGGTGAAAATATTTCCCGGGGCGGTTGTCTCGATAAATGATTCGAGCGGCTGGCGCGGTTCATAAGGGGTGGCATGCTCTCCGCGCTCCAACTGGACGGCATCAACCCAGAGCGTGGCTGATTCCAGTTTCGAGTCTCCAAGGTCCGGTCCCAGAGCGATAAAGAGAAACCGTTCGGTCGGCTTAAATGTAAATTCATATCGTTGCCATTGGGTTCCGACGCGGACCTCTTTTTGATGCGCATTTTCAGGGGCCTCAATGAACGCCAATTGAGCAGGAACAGCATCCCGATCAGCCCGCAGAAAGGCCGAGAGGGTCAAAGGCTCGCCGGGCTTGACAGGGAACCAGCCTTGATTGGCCGCCAAAATGCGGCGAACGGGCTGGCGAACCGGGTCGTAGTAATCGAAATAAAACACCGGTGTTGTCTTGGGCGTTATGGAGATTTTGAGGCTATGCCGGCCATGGCTGGCGGCCTGGTCATCCCATTGGCCTTCCAGCCGGTAAAGGTTGCCTGCCCAGCCTTTCAAACCGTAAGTGAAGCTGCCCCAATTTGCCGTGCCGCACTCAAAACTGCTGTTGGGGATAAAGTTCTTAACCTGCGCGGTCGCAATCTGAGGAAACCATTGCTGGCCCTCGGCTGATTCAGCCAGCACAACGCCCTCCAGCCAGAGAGTGCCCGTGCTTTTGAACCAGAATTGCAACCGGCTTGAAGAAGCGGGCAAATCAATAGCAGCGCGAAACAGGAACTCGAAATGCCCCCACTGGCTGCCCGGTGAGAATGCCTCGGCTAACCCCGCATTCTGCCAGGGACGCGTATTCGATAGTCCAACCTCGACTGCGCCACCTCGGATTCCTTGAGCTTTTGCGCCAAAACTGAGCCGATACCAGTGGCCTTGACGCACACTGACCTTTCCGATCTGGCAGAGCATCGCGTGGAAGTCCGGGCCGTCCCCGTTGGACTCGGTGCAGCTCAGCCTGGCGCAGCGTTTGCCGTCAGGGCCGGTGTCCACTCTCAACTGTTGTTTGATTGCTGGGTTCCCTGCCGTGGACCAGAAATCGGGAAGACCCGATTCGTTTTGCATTTGATCGAACGAACCGTTTGCCACCAGGTTCGTCTCAGACGCGCTTAGACCGGAAATGCCGCCAAGAATCGACAAGAAGATCAGTGCGACGAGTTTCATCAACTGGGCTTGTTGTAGCTACTGAGGGGGAAGGATTCAAAGAAAAACCAAAGGCGGATTGTGAACCAATTGGCGTTTCGATCCTCTTCATGCTGACAAATATGTCATCATTTAAAATCTTCCCGAGAACAGTCTCACTCCCGCCCATTATTCACGGTGAGGCAAGTGATAGGATCGAGCGCCGCAGGCTTTTACGGGTTTGTGTTTCCTTGTGGTCCAAACGTGGACCCCGAGCAGGACCGCCGATACGAGGAAAAGCAGCAGTAACAGAAGCAGCTGATTGCTGTTCAAAGGCTGAACCGCGACAGCAGGCGGTGGATAGGCAGCAGTTTGGACGAGGTTCGAACTGACCATTCGTGATGTTTGCTGGGTGACAGGGGCCCAAACGACGTTTGGACCGGGCTTTTCGGGATTGGGCGGCGGATTGGTTGGAGGTCCCGCCGGCGGCGAAGGGCCTGTCACAGGCGGTGCTGTTGGCCGACGCGAGGCAGACGCTCCGGAGAACTGCCCCGCGCCGGCACCCGAGCTGGCGCGGCCCGAGCCCATTGCAATGAGAGTAGGCATCTCAAAATCCATTCTCATAAGGGACTGGCCCCTGCCCGACAGCAGGCCTGGGCCTTTGCTTTCCTCGACAAATGGTGCCGGGGCAATTTTGTTCCTGCGGTTCCGTTGGGAAACAGGGTGCGCCTGACCTCAAATGGATTGCGTAACCCCTTATAAAGCCGATGGATTCTTAGCCTGTGGGCGCGGTTTGATAATCGGCCTGGTAACCACCGCCCAATCTGAGCCGGACCGCATGCGGTTCCCGCTCATGCGTGAATTCCACGCAAAATGCGTGAATCTGGCGCACTGGCCGGCGCGAAGCGTCTTGGAGGTAGGTAAAAACCCCATGTGAAAGATTTATCAATCCCGAGATGATGAACGGGTTAGCTAAATCACTCCTAGCCCCAAAGGGCGCAGTTTCACCTATGGCTGCGCCCTTATTCCTTTGGCGCTGGACTCCCTGGCTGGTTTGCCGAGGGATTCGGACTTCAGGAATTTGATTTGTTGGATGACTTTTAGAGGCGCCTGCGCTATGGTCTGAGGCAAATCGCCGAAACCTGATGCGCGAGGAACGAACAGAGGTTCTGATAGTAGGGGCTGGGCCGGTCGGGCTCTGGACGGCTCTGCTGCTGGCCCGGGCGGGCATCGAAGTGGCCGTCATTGATCGCGAGGAAAGAACAGCCGCTCGCAGTTATGCTTGTGCCTTGCATCCCCGAACACTGGGGCTGCTCCAGCAGGTCAATGTGGCCCAAACCGTGCTGGCGCAAAGCCGCGCGGTGCGAACAATTGCTTTCTACGATGGGGAGAACCGGCGAGCGGAGGTAAATTTGGCCGGTGATGAAGGCCACTTTCCCTTTCTGGCTATTCTGCCGCAAAACCAGCTCGAAACCACCCTCGAAGAGGCACTATGCGCAGCAGGGGTAAAGGTCTATTGGAATCACCGGTTTGACGAATTGTCCGATGAACAGCGGGAGGTCATCGCCACGATCGAGGAGTTGGGTGGAACCGGCACCGGCTACATCGTCCCGCATTGGGAAACAACGGTCCGCCGCCGCACCTCCGTGGGCGCACAGTTCCTCGTGGGCGCCGATGGGCATCATTCCCTTGTGCGCGACCGTTTAGCCATTGGTTCTGATTCTGCCGGCGAACGGGAGTCCTTCGCCGCATATGAATTCGAGTGCGATGAGACAAGCCAGGACGAGATGCGCGTTGTTCTGGACGACCGGAGCACCAACGTGCTTTGGCCCTTGCCGGGTAATCGCTTCCGCTGGACTTTTCAAATGCTCAAATCCGATGCCCCGGCGGAATTTCCCGAGAAGGAACGCTCCACAATGCGTCTGGCTCAACCGCAAATAGACGAGCGCATCCGGGCTTACGTGCAGAAGGTTGCGAAGAATCGCGCGCCGTGGTTCGCCGGGGAGGTCAAGCGCATCGCCTGGTGCACCGAAGTAGGCTTTGAACCCTCCCTGGCCCGGTCCTTTGGCAAGGGCCGCTGCTGGTTGGCCGGAGATGCTGCGCACCAGACAGGACCCGTTGGTGTGCAAAGCATGAACTTGGGATTTGCCGAAGGGAAACACCTGGCCGAGGCCCTCGTCCGGGCGCTGCGCGGGTCCGGACCTAATGAGAG
It encodes the following:
- a CDS encoding PQQ-binding-like beta-propeller repeat protein codes for the protein MKLRSSKFNRLCLGALGCSLWALNSFLCGLAAAPAERNWPVYLGDRGSTHYSLLKQITPRNVRQLEVAWVYHSGDARADNLSQIQCNPLIIDGILYGTTPRLKLIALDAATGHELWRFDPFESRPSSDALGVNRGVVYWADGTDRRILFSADHFLYAVDAATGRSIEGFGDKGHVDIKDGLGRDVSNLYVVSTSPGAVYRNLLFLPLRVGEGPAPAAPGHLRAYDIRTGKIVWTFHILPYPGEPGYNTWPPDAWTYVGGVNCWTGMSVDERRGIVYVPTGSAAFDFWGGNRIGQDLFANCLLALDANTGRRIWHFQCVHHDLWDRDLPAPPVLVTVRHNGHPIDAVAQTTKSGHVFLFNRDTGEPLFPIKERMVPPSDLQGEAAWPTQPLPTKPLPFARQFFTYNEITDISPASRREVLDRFSKIRPHVPFAPPSTEGTIIFPGFDGGGEWGGAAVDPDGVLYVNENEMPWILTMVPIALSTNGPSGGGHQLFTQICAACHGVERKGNAAQNVPSLVEIGKKMKRADIVHLLATGRGMMPSFNFLSNRQKEALADVLLGTTTPAAGAERHEEVSGDVVLGGIPYTMTGYNRWLDTNGYPAVKPPWGTLNAIDLNTGEYRWRVTLGEIPALTARGIAPTGLENYGGPIVTAGGLLFIAAAKDEMIRSFDQRTGKTLWQAKLPANGFATPSTYMVNGRQFVVIACGGGKVGTKSGDAYVAFALPGRK
- a CDS encoding c-type cytochrome domain-containing protein; this encodes MKIINNTQAALALGVAAIGWSALAVEVDLSKLPPPSSKEGVTYAKDIRPLFQASCVRCHSGERPKAGLRLDSLQGALKGSKDGEVIVPGKSMESPLVIAVSQLDEKKAMPPKPGHHGPRGPGGFGGPGGPGQEPGNHPPGGPGPEGAPGGGNFGPPGGTPGRFGPPPKPLTAEQVGLVRAWIDQGAK
- a CDS encoding FAD-dependent oxidoreductase, with product MREERTEVLIVGAGPVGLWTALLLARAGIEVAVIDREERTAARSYACALHPRTLGLLQQVNVAQTVLAQSRAVRTIAFYDGENRRAEVNLAGDEGHFPFLAILPQNQLETTLEEALCAAGVKVYWNHRFDELSDEQREVIATIEELGGTGTGYIVPHWETTVRRRTSVGAQFLVGADGHHSLVRDRLAIGSDSAGERESFAAYEFECDETSQDEMRVVLDDRSTNVLWPLPGNRFRWTFQMLKSDAPAEFPEKERSTMRLAQPQIDERIRAYVQKVAKNRAPWFAGEVKRIAWCTEVGFEPSLARSFGKGRCWLAGDAAHQTGPVGVQSMNLGFAEGKHLAEALVRALRGSGPNESLAAYDRQQQNECRKLLGLNGGLQPRADADAWVRRRCARILPCLPATGGDLTGLANQLRLDMPWGSAPLRSAAFSPKGQAGESNTSPASGRPT
- a CDS encoding prepilin-type N-terminal cleavage/methylation domain-containing protein — translated: MPLPAFTLIELLVVIAIIAILAAMLLPALSAAKAKSLRTQCANNLKQWGIALALYGGDNREFFPDNTFGGASDLAWMNAAFNTNFYPQYLYKNTPGSTKVGQRTLNDVLYCPTEMWHRIFEGDKDVVNLIGYDYFPFRKKDPEYEVAGLGPWFYRKKLGAEYRNAPVMGDVVQWKTPGGWMDPGLGVAYPTCAHRGVANAPLGANFLYEDSHVGWRKFALGNPGTIAVGVDNGTYKYYVKPGDVPPGPW
- a CDS encoding DUF5989 family protein — translated: MNILKQFWTFLRENKKWWLLPIFISLLILGALLFFTSGPALAPFLYKQF